A window of Choloepus didactylus isolate mChoDid1 chromosome 23, mChoDid1.pri, whole genome shotgun sequence contains these coding sequences:
- the LOC119519414 gene encoding uncharacterized protein C14orf119 homolog — MSLESSSSSLLLLSIPSPLPSVPDSITNTSPPPMSYITSQEMKCILHWFASWSGPQRERFLQDLVAKAVPAKLQPLLDGLEQLSVSGANRPPCIFECQLRLWDQWFQGWAEQERNEFVKQLEVSEPEFVAKFYQAVAATAGKD, encoded by the coding sequence atgTCACTGGAGTCATCGTCTTCCTCTTTGCTGCTACTCTCCATCCCTTCTCCCTTACCCTCAGTACCAGACAGTATTACTAACACTTCCCCTCCCCCAATGTCTTACATCACTTCCCAGGAGATGAAGTGTATTCTGCACTGGTTTGCTAGTTGGTCCGGTCCCCAGCGTGAACGTTTCCTACAGGACCTGGTAGCTAAGGCAGTGCCAGCAAAATTACAGCCACTGCTGGATGGTCTGGAGCAACTTAGTGTGTCTGGGGCAAACCGACCGCCTTGTATCTTTGAGTGCCAGCTGCGTCTTTGGGATCAGTGGTTTCAAGGTTGGGCTGAGCAGGAGCGCAACGAATTTGTCAAGCAACTGGAGGTCAGTGAACCAGAATTTGTGGCAAAGTTTTACCAAGCAGTGGCTGCTACAGCTGGGAAGGACTGA